The window ATTCCTCCTGCACGTATACAGTCAATAGGCCTattggacccaaactggccgaggtgCTCTGAGCATGCTGCACaatttccgccccgggctttgacccagaggttcaatagcattaaatgtgtaacagaagaagaagctggtaacaacatggagaaatctacattcAGAGCTGTACATTTTTCGACAGaacaaatgtacagagctgtaaagttgtccaccatggtagcagttagctgctagctagtctgagtgggtggatgttcgctgcatagatcagcctctcattgggcggaacgagccacccgctgaagtcccgccctaccacctctggttgtgttgcagttttcaacacgtcctttactaacttttgcggtgtttgatcttgcggggatgtagccatttttctgccatggttcgtgtcctataggcgatatttttgtgggcgtgttacaccaaaacctgtttccccccggcaatatttttgcaagcgcatcgttgctgtggcaccgccaagaacgattgtgattggttgaaagaaatacaagcagccagggcgtttttttctccaatcttaaagtgagagtcggcccagcaagacctttcttttcttgagaaaggtctggtgagcgagactagctGCTacctaaccgtagctaacttgttcgGCGATTGTTTGGACTGGGACGAAATGGGTCAACCAGAAAAAgatccaatactaacaagctgaaacgGGGCATAGCACCACCTATCATAGCGGAGTCGGACATACTTCAGTCAATAAATCCTgcatactgggacaaggacagtagtcctaGCCAAGCTGTAACCGTAGCACGAATTAACTGCGCATGTAAAagtagtcagtgtgttacatacagtagaggacagtcggcacgcccccagtttggagaagcaggatGGATCTCTGACATGGATGGAGGGAGCAGCAAATAATTCacaatcagtttaagtgtacactacactgagagtattttcactgctttacctttacCTGCTTtgtccccatctatgctctcatcaaagactccactgagaaaaacagtaattatagCTCTctgagcacaggagctgctggtctgcctcTGCTTTGATCAGtgagttagtttgtgttattgtgtgactttgatgaatccaaactaaaccttttaaacaccaaagtcacacaataacacaaactgagtgatggaggcagcagtagaccagcagagACATAACGGCTACAGTTCCTGATTTGAAATTTCTCTCTGACgataaggtaaagcagtgacaaTATTCTAAATACAGAGTACACAGAAActgacttttttaggtggctagaTTATGTTTTGCTgatgcccctgtccacagcttCTGTGGTGACACTCTGCTgctctccaaactgggggcatgccgaACACCATCTACTGTAGTTAACAGAAGAagattcagttttttcactcaGTTGTCATAttcacacaggcctgaaatacacaaacaggacctatacatgcattaaactGAGAGATGTCTGAATGAGGGGGCTGTTCACCAGTCCACACCCCATATTTTGATCCACACAGGGACTTGAGCTGGCGACCCTCAAGTTTCCGAACCAAATCCCTGTGGACCGAGCCACTGCCGCCCACTGACTTATTACACTGACCATAGGTAAGCACCTCATACAAtgccacttcaaaagatctgagctatccctttaaaggtgcacacacatgcactaaacTGAGATCAGTGTCTGTTCAAGGAGAACTACTAATAAAGTTCTTATAAAATTATAAATACACTGTAAAGAAAGTACATTGATTAAACACTTAAAGGTCCACGAAATAAGATCATGTGCAGTTAAAGGAATCATGAGATGTTATGACTATCTAACTAAATGACTAAAtgctattttattattatacagCAAAAACTGGTCAAATTAAATAGCCATGTGTACAAAATCAGGTAATCTGATGAGAACACACTGCTACCATGTGCCTTCAAAATGACCATGAACACACAAGTTAATGACAAACTCTGATGTGCTCAAATAAATGAACATGAACTGGATAAGTGTCTATAgctaatggatggatggatgggtggatgaatATAATCAATCACACTCACGTGATGTTTTAAATAGAGAAGTTATCCCTTCATACTGCTCCTGTGCCAAACATGCACTTGAAAGTCTGTCTTTTGTCTGaggtgtgtgttcgtgtgtcaCTCCTTCCCTCATCTAGTGCTTTTATTGTAGTGGCAGAGTCACAATAAACCTGTAGGGGGAGGCACATGACATGACACGACAGCTGCTTTGTGATGATGCTGatgctgtgtgggtgtgtgcgaGTGTGCATACAGTATTGTGATGAGACACACAGTAACATCAGATCTTGGTCAGTGATTAAAGAaacatccatccacccattttcTGACACTTATCTGGGGGTGTGTCACACTGGCCGCAGGATACACAAGGTAGTCAGATGTCCCTCTCTCCAGTACTACTATTCCAGGTCCTCCTGGCTCATCCtgaggccagatgagatatataccCCCAATCCCGAATGGATCCCTTACAGAGACTGGTGTCCCAATTCTCTATCAGGTTAAGAGCTAACCTGACAGAGAATTAGGACACCACTCCCCCTCACGTGAACGCACAAAACCAATTGGAAGGGCCAAGACAAGGGCTgaggggaagaaatggaattggtcctTGGTCTGTCAGGGCTTGGGGCTTAAGTCAACGGgtctgtaagggatccatttgggattgggggaGAGTCTCTCTGGCTTGTGCTAGGTCTACCACAGGGTCATCAACCAGTTAGATGTGCCATGAATCCTccaaagagagacacacaggaagcatTCTGATCTAACCCGTCCTCATTCCCGGGCAGTCAAAGTACAGATGCTTTGTCAGGCCCCTCGGTGTCTGACAGCAACACACAGGCACCCTTTAATGCATCTATGTGAAACACATTGTATacatggttaatgttgtgatgtAGTCACGGTTAAgttcagaaaaaaagatcacgttttgggttaaaatgactACATTCGTCAGGAAATGTAATTTAACACGTAGTCCTGCACCGGGTCGGGGACATAACGTAACGTAACATAACGTAGTGTAGCGTAATGTAACTGTACCGATACCtctttttccttcctgatactgattccgatccctgacccttaggtatctgccgataccgagtaccgatccgataccagcacgtaaaacaaaaaatggatgggatatgaattgttgtatgtctcaactcctaaaactctatgtaaaatattaagaaataaatacataatagttgaatgaatgccataaaactttattattattattattattattattattattattattatccagtgttgacacagatcaagacacaggagGCATTtcgtggtatcggattggtcataggctgtactcacAGATGCCAGATATCGCATTAAAGGCAccggtatcggtacaactctacaATGCAGCACAACTTAATGTAACGTAACAaaacgtaacacagggtgatGTAAATACATATGTACGTAATGTAATGTGGCGTAGCATATCGTAACATAGCGTAGCGTAACGCAACACAATGTAACGTAACATAATGTAACGTAACATAGAGTGATGTATATACATCACATAAGTGACGTCAGTGCCCGACCATCAAATGTAAATTACGAAATATTACGTTAAAACAActgtgacttttggtttcacagggTACGTACATTCGGAAGTTACGTTAGGTTACACTGAAAACAATAATGACTTTTGATTTCTGGATGAAAGTcaggttttgtttgacccatccacttccTCTCCGCCACGCCCCACTCTAGATTTCTCGCTCTTTAAATGACATCAGTTGATCTCAGCGTCACGTACTTCTGCAGATGGGTTTACTTTGGAGTTAGTTAAGAATCCAGTGTGTCTCAAACAAATGCTATAAGGTGCCTTTGGTATTGATATCACATGCCAAAGGGGGGTGACAAAGgggacctgggaatgagaacagcctgcatgAAGCTCCgcctctactccaagctccaccggatgtccgagctctgTACCCTAActctaaagctgagcccagacaccctgcagaggaaactcatttcagccactcgtatcatgaccacaggtgagggttggagcATCGATTGACACAGTTACCTCCTCACCACAAAGGTGCCGTACAACACCTGCGTTACTGCTGACGCCACACAAATCCAAGTCCAACCCACTCTCCATTTCACCCTCACTCTTTTGATTGGGGaagtaactcactcccaactGAGAGGAGGCAATTCAGTGTTTAGCGGCAGAGAACTATGGCTTcacatttggaggtgctgacttttactgcaaaccgccccagtgcatgctggaggtcacggtctgatgaacagaaccacatcatctgcaaacagtagACACACAATTCTGAGCTCCCCTAACTGGACACTCTCCCACCCCCGACTGCACCTCAAGATCCTACccatgaaaatgacaaacagaatcAGTAACAAAGGACGACCCTGGTGAAGCCGAACACTCgctgaaaatgtgtttgacttCCTGCCGAGAACGTGGACACAGATGGCCCCACTACCACAAACTCTCCACAGGCCGTACaccttctccaagtccacaaagcacatgtagaaAACACGTAACATGATTAAGGAAAACCTAAAACACTCATTACACTGTTAAATATCACAATTGTATCATCATTGCACTCTTGAAGCCATTTTGTCATAAAGTggtgtcattttcttttctatacCGTCAACTGTCCATCAACCTGCCTCATCTATTTCCTCTCTATTTAATGTCTCCCTCCAGTTTTCCTCGCCGTAACTTTACTATTGACAGGGTTCctgcacattttcatggacaaaatttccaATCTTTTCAAGGACTTTCCAAAGATGTGCCCAGCGTTTTTTAAACATATCAGCCTCAGCTCTATTCAAATATAATTCTAGCTCACTGGCAGAAAAAATGAGGGAGAAAATAGCAAAACGTGTGGGATagttagggatgcacgatactGGATTTTTCGCGGATACCCGAAATGCTGATATGTATAaactcatttgaccaataaccAAAACCCATATCAATACACTTTTTTCCTGCCCTatttttagtgatcatcaagtcgtcggcggccgataccgatcGTGTATCCCTAGTAATGGTAAACAAAACGCTGTCACACATTGATGCATGTTAAAGCTATGTCAAGTTCACAGGCAAAGAAAATCCATTTGCCATTACCATACATGACGTGCAGGATTATCAACGGAAAATTATTATAACAATTTCATTGACTTTTACAGGCCGGAAAAATATGACTGTAAAATTCCATGacatttccaggttttccatggctgtgggaaccctgtatcGATTTGGTTGTTTGATCTTCACTGTGCAGGGCGCGACACTAAATCAGAAaactgttttcacattcatctgcTCGAGGAGGAAAGTTCCTCTGTGCTCATCTGGACCTTTAATTGAGGCAGGAAGATCTTGTGTCCAGTAGTTAAAATTTTGCAATTAATTACCAAATTTGCACATTCATACATTCTGGATTTATCAGTGGGGGGTGTACGTGTATTCATACATTTCTGAATTTCAAGGGAGGCATCTTTAAGTTTCTAAAATCTGCGTATGCTATGATAAATGTCACACTGATTGTTGATTATGGTTCTAAAAACAGTCCTGTGCTTTTTGCCTCTTGACTCAAATAATCTGAATGTGATGCTGCATCTTCTAATTTTGGCAATTACCCATAAAGATACAAAAAAACCACCACTAAATAACAAAATGGACCCCAAAATGCTACTGTTATTACCTCCATTTAACAGTTTCAGGCAggatttttccttcaacagctgctgctcttcctgaTATTGTGCCCACTCTAACAGTGCAGATAAGCGCAGCAGTCCTTCCCCGCTCTCACTACTAATCATGGTAGCTTTTGCAAAAAGTGGGCAAGCCCGTGGTGTTGGATACTTGCCTATGCAGGTGCTATGGTACATGCCGTGTACTAAGAGACAGAGCTGCAGCGAAGCTTTGCTGGTACAGCAGCGCCCTCTCCTCTGCTCAAGCTTCTAGCTGACTGCGAGTCGCTCCCTCGGCTTGTTCTCCAGTGTGACAGGTTTGTCTAACTCCAGTGGATGCCCTCAAATaaagctgaaataaataaagacataatgGCTGCATCTCCAGCCAGTGACTCCCAGCAGCCCACTGCAGTCCACTATCCAGTCTCCATGATGGTGTTCACATCATCCTCTTGTTTTACTCTCAGTGGGCCGCTGATGCTGTTCCTTTTTCCAATTATTTTGTGATGTCAGTTAACCAATCAACATTAAtccaattaatcaatcaatcaacgaGTCACTCTGATTATCCAGTGGGACACCAGCTGTTCACTTGGTCTTGGGCACCACCAGGATTTCGTCACCGTCTTGGATGCTGTAGGAGTGGAGAGCCCGGTTGTTGTACTTCATCTCCTCCGGACCGAAGGCGCTGCACTTGTCGATGTAATAGAGCCTCATGCTGTTGGTGGACAGCTGGACCACTGTTGTCAGCTGCTTCCTCAGCTCAGCTACAGTCTGGTCCAAACGGATGCTCAACTGACACAAGGACACAAGACAAAccgtttttacatttttggcaTTAAAACATTCAGTCAAAGACACAATGATCCAAAGTCTAAAGTCTCCACATGGTGGCTTTCTGCTTGTCAAGTCACAATGACCACAGGCGGCGTGTTCGCTTGCTGctgcaggtgctccgtccctaCTGAGCCCTCTACTTCTGTGAACTATACAGACCAATCCGTTATAAATGCTTAACACACCTGCTCCACTTTTTCCTCACAGTGAACCTCCACCTGGGCACGGCAGCGAGGTCGGAGGTCGATCTCAGCAAGTGGCTCCAGCTTCCCGTACTTGGTGACCAGGGAATGGTATCTGGGGAGGAAAATGGAAGTTGTGCTGTCAGTCTTAAGAGCAGACACACACGTACATATCACTTGGAGTCATGACACTGCAGCTGGAGTATAGACAGTGAGGGTGAGCCACCTGTAAGGCAGCTCCTCCTCGGGGTAGTCCAAGTAGTAACGGATGAAGAACCTCTCAGCGTCTTCTCTCTCGCTGTCCGTCACAACACTGCCGTTTAGCAGGGATATTGAAGGGAGCCTGAGAGGACGAGCATACAtgagcaggtgtgtgtgacaCTGTGTACAAGACTCCTCAGTGTTTGGAGCAAACAACCTGTCTGGGACTCTGGATGAGACTCACTGTGCAATCATGAGGCTGCGTCGCTCTGCGTTGGTGTAGGTCTGCAGTAAGGGGATGCCCTGCAGCCGCACCTCCTCCAACTTGGGGAAGAAGTTCAGCTTCTCAATGTCCTCCCATCGGTTGAGACCTGACGACACGCAGACGAGTCAAACAATATGAAACAGTTACAGTAGACGTGTGTTGCAAAGAGGTGGCAGAGGTGCGAGTAAGTCACATGTTCAAGactcaagcaagtctcaagttaAAGTCGAGTCCCTGCTGTTATGCAAGACAAGTTACGTCATATGAAGTTTTGATGATCTACATCAATTTCCACATTTAAATCCATTACACAGACAGTGAGTGTGAAAGTTGAGATTTACTTTTCAAACATTAATGAAAACTACTGCACATTTGACCAGCTGATAAGCTAATAAGCTCGCTAAAAATACACGTTCACTTATCTCTCTTTGTGGGTTTTGTGGGGACAGATGAGGTTGGATGTTGTGCCAGACATACAACTTTTCACTTCCTACTACCGTCATCCGCAACATGAGCTAATGCTTAAATccaaattttgttttcttttttatggaCTTTTGGACTTGAACCCTTTTTAAATAacttgggggaaggtatcaagctATTTCATGTCAAAAGTCCAGGTGAAGTCAcgagtcactggtgttaaaatccaagttgagttgcaagtcttttttgattttgtcaacgAGCATCAAATCATCAATTTAGTgacaacacgtcctttactaacttttgtggtgtttgatcttgcggggatgtagccatttttctgccatggttcgcgtcctgtaggtgatatttttgtgggcgtgttacaccaaaacctgtttcccgccggcaatatttttgcaagcgcaccgttgctgtggcaccgccaagaacgattgtgattggttgaaagaaatacaagcagccggggcgtttttttcctccaatctcaaagtgagagtcggcccagccagacctttcttttcttgagaaaggtctggtgagcgagactatcaATTTAGTGACTTGAGTTTGATGAgtttaagtcatgtgacttgggTCTAAACCTCTGGTTTGAAGATGTGTAACACAGAAAATGTGAACTTCACAAATCAGAATTTGactcattttgagaaaaataaataaaagatgaataaatgaaattagatgaAATGTGTGGAGCAATTACGACCCCAGAAATTCAAATTTAGAATTATTTAAAAACCTTTAAGGTCTTATATTTCTAAAATTGAATCtaagacatttgaagactttcaaaggacctgcagacaccctgacaGTTGAGTTTTATTTgagttttattattttgcacATTTGACCGGTCAGTAAGCTCATAAGTTTTCTAAAAAGACATGATCACACAAATTTCATTGGGACTGATGAAGTTGGAtgttgtcagtcgtgtcactgATTTTTCACCTGCAAATCTTACACACCACTGTCCTCTTCTTACTACCATCATCCACAAAATGAACTAATCCCTGAATCcaaattttagcattttttGGACGAGCCCCCTCGATGATATCGGCCTCGTGCATTGACCTCTGCTGGTCTCCCACTCTCTAAAGCTTTGCTAGTTTGGAATGCATTAAACTAGAAATCACCCAGTCatgtttaaaaagataaaaacactaCACAACAACATTCAACTAACAAGTTAATCCGGATTCatcttattcctctgtgccgTAGGGCTCCACTGATGTCTACAACACATCAATGAGCCACACTGCTGCACTGATGTTCCCTCATCAtcctgcactcacacactgtagtttatttgaACTCAAACCCACGTACACTGTCCTCTGCTGCAAATACtaaacagaaaattaaacatGGACAGAAAGGCAActcaaaaaatacagaaaacaaggaaggaaaaattaaaaatcctttattgtAGTGcagtggcgtgcacagacttcttgaagggcaggggtgaaaagacaaaaaaaagggcactttagcgcacaTTTTTCAACAACTGGGCCATGGGCACACCACTGTTGtagtggctaaatcattaaaaggTCACCCTGACTACGACCTGCAGTGGGTGAAGCATGTTGGTTCTGTTAATGATTTCGCCACTACAATAaagcttttttaatatttccttcctCGTTTTGGAGTGCTGCTGTTTCCCGTTCTCCACAAACTCCTGACACAAGGTTTGATCtatgtttgataaaacagagcaACCAGTCATCTCTCCTTTTCTGATCAAATAAATGTGTTGCTGGAAACAGTCCCAAACAGATGGACTTTTTACTTCAGTTTGAGTAGCGTTTGTTAAATTACTGAGCGcctttttggaaaaaaaaaagaaaacttcttTGTGGGAAACTAATGGGTTTTATGGCCGAGAGCCATACACCGTCAGACAGAATGGAGAGATGGGCTCACACATATTTGGTTTCGGTCTTTATAAGGAGtttgttaatgataaaaaaaggATAGTTGGGATTTCTGAAGTGGGGTCGTATGAGGTACtcatccacagtcagtgtagcGGCAGGAGTGCCAAAACAGATGCTAAgtgatgtactgctgtggacaggagCAGCGAcgaaatgtattttagccacctaaaaaatgtcctacttaaaaaaaattggttTAAGTGTGTGCTGTATTCTGTTTTATATACTATACAGTATTTCTACCGCTTTACCTTTCCGTCAGACcgtactgtatgtaatacacagATTATGGATAAATACTTAATATAACCTCACTTCAAAAGTTCTTAACCATCCCTTTAAGTGTGTCATAATCTGAATCCTGGGCCGAAGTCTTTGCTGCCGTTCTGAAAATCCCTGAAACAACAGAAACTGCATTGTAACCAGTGAAATCATCTCAGCCTGTCAGCAGAATCTGTTTTTGTCTTCAGAGGAATAAGCGTTGAAGGCTGAATCCGACTTGCGTGAAGGATGTTTTTCTGTGCCGCAGAAAGGAGGCATGACAAACTGCTCCACTGAAGTCAGATTGAACACGTCTTTGGATATTGTTTTTGTCTCTACTCTCAACTGAAGTCTAAAAATAGATTCACCACTGATACTCCCCGATATAGAAACAATTCCTGAGATAAAAGCTGACGTGGAGAAGAATCTGCTGCAACACTCTACAAATAACACAAAGCTTTTAGGATACAGTGACACGCTGGCTCGTGCTAATTTTATCAGCCGTTATGAAGTCACTGCATACGACGCTGACACTGTCGTACTGGACCGACTCAGATAAATCCTGTCAGCTGAAAACCTGACGCATCCAGTGCTTTATACTAGAGTTAACCCTCATCAGGGGACACTTgatgtgtctcacacacacacacacacacacacagttcaacCCTCAGCTGACCTGAGTTGTGCAGGTTGATGCTGCGTAGGTTGGGGAAGAGCCGCTGCAGGATCTCCTTGCTGTCCTGAATGGAGGCCAGGTTGTTGTTGGCCATGACCAGAGTGTCCAGGCTGGGGAACATGGTGCCAAACTTGCGGACTTCGGCCCAGTCCTGGAGGCTGTTGTCGGTGATGTGAAGCAGGCGTAAGGTGGGGCAGGTCACACTGGAGGCACTCACATCACTGTACTCGTTAAGGCACAGGAACAACTCCTCCAGCCTGCCGGGCGACAGGAGAACAAGACTGTGAGGCTGATATTATATTTGTTAGATCATCTGCCCATCATctgggacagttcacccccaaatcaaaaacacatatttcccctctcacctgtagtgctgtttatcagtctacatttttttggtgtgagctgcagagcgTTGGAgttatcagctgtagagatgtctgtcttctctccagtataatggaactagatgacgctcggcttgtggtgctcagagtccccaaaaaatacattttaaaaactcaatatcaatgtctctttgcagaaatcatgacctggttactcaagataatccacagaccttgctgtgagcagtttcattatattagaaagaaggcagacatctctacagctggtatctccaacactcttcTCTTACgcagagaaaaagacacaacagcAAAGAACAAGGAAACAAAGCTGGACGAATAACAAAGGTAAAGAAAAGGCAGGACTGTTATTAAGAGAGCTGTTGCAACAGTTTGAAGCTGCTTACTCAGTTATCTCTCTGGTGAGCTGCAGCACGGTGTCCCAGGACACCTGAGTGTTGTTCAGGACGAGGCGTCGGACCCGGGAAAAGCCTTCAGCACAGCGCGGCCCCAGGGTCATTCCTGCCAGCGGGTTGGAGCTCAGGTTCAGGAACTCCAGGTTGGGGATGTTGGACACGATTTTACTGATCTGAAAATGAGACAGTGACGTGATTTCACTTTGAAACCAAACATTACAGACTGATTTCACTGTTTGAGACAGAATTTGTTAACTGAAATATAGAATATGACCAGCAATGGAAATGAACTACTGTTAATGAACCCAGAGACGGCACCTCATGCCAGTCCTGCAGCTTGTTGTGAGACAGGTCCAGCTCCATGACATGGGCACAGAACGCAGCGATCTCAGCCTGGTCTCCCGCCCTGCTGATCCCACAGCTATTCAACACCAGGATACTGGGCAGGTTCAGACGGTCTGcaggaggagtgggagagggaggaagtgaggattaATGAGGATCAGTCAGACAGAGGGGACGGGTCATACAGAGAAAGGAGGGGTTTTGACCTCTCCActggaaatcattttttaaccTTGTGAGCACATATGGTGTTTTTATGTGCTACAAGACATATCATCAGCAAAGTAAGCAGGCTGAGCATTTTCTCCTTGGACCTGCAGTGTACCAACGACAGCCTCAAAAACACGAATTCAGACTTTCAAGATTTGTTACGTCACAAATTtcaagcccagttcagaccaaagattcacaacgaGATGAAACCATCTTAGAACGTTGCAGacaaaagttgcagcagtgtgaactggccggtctgagcttgacttaagccggctgatggtgtcacctgacactcagctggtcaaatcacagGAGAACAGAGagctgttgcatagagatgatgcaccatctcatctagttgacttgctgtgaaccagcaggttctTAGAACGACGCAGAacggcacattgcaagtagttgtatgtttcaactcatctcatcATTACGGAAGGAAGGAATCGAGGAGTCAATCACATCAGCTTGCAAAACGAGGGGTATCACAGCAGAAGCAGGCGCAGCTTCTAGGGATGCAGCGAATTATTGGCTGTTCATCAGTATCAGCTGATTTTCACCTTGTTGACCATGACCTTGTTGCTGCCATCAGCCTATCAGCGAATAAGATGCCCTTCATCAGTGGCAGT is drawn from Epinephelus fuscoguttatus linkage group LG5, E.fuscoguttatus.final_Chr_v1 and contains these coding sequences:
- the LOC125889172 gene encoding tubulin-specific chaperone cofactor E-like protein isoform X2, giving the protein MGVVVVPTAGPQGSPMKDRLNLPSILVLNSCGISRAGDQAEIAAFCAHVMELDLSHNKLQDWHEISKIVSNIPNLEFLNLSSNPLAGMTLGPRCAEGFSRVRRLVLNNTQVSWDTVLQLTREITELEELFLCLNEYSDVSASSVTCPTLRLLHITDNSLQDWAEVRKFGTMFPSLDTLVMANNNLASIQDSKEILQRLFPNLRSINLHNSGLNRWEDIEKLNFFPKLEEVRLQGIPLLQTYTNAERRSLMIAQLPSISLLNGSVVTDSEREDAERFFIRYYLDYPEEELPYRYHSLVTKYGKLEPLAEIDLRPRCRAQVEVHCEEKVEQLSIRLDQTVAELRKQLTTVVQLSTNSMRLYYIDKCSAFGPEEMKYNNRALHSYSIQDGDEILVVPKTK
- the LOC125889172 gene encoding tubulin-specific chaperone cofactor E-like protein isoform X1, encoding MEPPEVGDGRTFVEVMSEKYSPENFPLRRGPGMGVVVVPTAGPQGSPMKDRLNLPSILVLNSCGISRAGDQAEIAAFCAHVMELDLSHNKLQDWHEISKIVSNIPNLEFLNLSSNPLAGMTLGPRCAEGFSRVRRLVLNNTQVSWDTVLQLTREITELEELFLCLNEYSDVSASSVTCPTLRLLHITDNSLQDWAEVRKFGTMFPSLDTLVMANNNLASIQDSKEILQRLFPNLRSINLHNSGLNRWEDIEKLNFFPKLEEVRLQGIPLLQTYTNAERRSLMIAQLPSISLLNGSVVTDSEREDAERFFIRYYLDYPEEELPYRYHSLVTKYGKLEPLAEIDLRPRCRAQVEVHCEEKVEQLSIRLDQTVAELRKQLTTVVQLSTNSMRLYYIDKCSAFGPEEMKYNNRALHSYSIQDGDEILVVPKTK